A single Flavobacterium sp. 1 DNA region contains:
- a CDS encoding chloride channel protein: protein MFKKLLSKIEFLIVLAQSALTPKQFIFLSSVLVGISSAVAVIILKTFAHWVFRFATYVTIHTNLFKIGLLKIMLPVIGIMLTVFVVKRFLGGTIEKGTSQILYTVAKKASIIPKKQMYAQIMTSSLTVGLGGSAGLESPIVVTGAAFGSNYAQRYKLHYKDRTLLIGCGVAAGIAAAFNAPIAGVLFAVEVLLVDVSISAFTPIMIAAATGALVSAIALDETILLNFTSKQTFNYHNIPYYILLGVSTGFTAIFYARNFEKTEHFFSHLRLSLYKKAFIGASILALMIFIFPTLFGEGYESIRTLSENDPGELLENTLFRGFRNNSWALLAFVGCSFLLKAFATGITLGSGGNGGNFAPSLFLGSYVGFFFSKLLNSTGLTHLPIGNFTMVGMAGILSGLFHAPLTAIFLIAEITGGYGLMIPLMIVSSISFAISKRFEVHSLDVKNLAKKGHAFTSNKDTNVLSTLNTNSIIQTDYLTISPDETLEKLVDLISHSNQVIFAVVSLDKKLLGIVHFNDIREIIFNPYRVKYTLIKDVMIPPATIIHPSNSMEIVMNKFESSKKAFLPVISDDKYYGFISKSVALEAYRTKLKSMTIE from the coding sequence ATGTTTAAAAAGCTTCTTTCAAAAATTGAGTTCCTGATTGTTTTAGCACAGTCGGCTTTAACACCAAAGCAATTTATTTTTTTATCAAGTGTTTTAGTTGGAATATCTTCGGCTGTTGCTGTTATTATTTTAAAAACATTTGCTCACTGGGTATTTAGGTTTGCTACTTATGTGACCATACATACGAATCTTTTTAAGATAGGTTTGCTCAAAATAATGTTGCCTGTAATTGGCATCATGCTGACTGTATTTGTCGTTAAACGATTTTTGGGAGGAACTATTGAAAAAGGCACCTCACAAATTTTATATACTGTAGCTAAAAAAGCAAGCATCATTCCAAAAAAACAAATGTATGCCCAAATCATGACAAGTTCGCTTACTGTGGGTTTGGGAGGTTCGGCGGGTCTTGAAAGCCCCATTGTGGTTACTGGTGCAGCATTTGGTTCCAACTATGCCCAAAGATACAAACTGCATTATAAAGACAGAACTTTGCTTATTGGCTGTGGAGTCGCCGCTGGAATAGCTGCAGCCTTTAATGCTCCAATTGCAGGCGTATTATTTGCCGTTGAAGTTTTACTAGTTGATGTCAGTATTTCGGCTTTTACACCAATAATGATTGCAGCCGCTACAGGAGCTTTAGTATCTGCAATAGCCTTAGATGAAACCATTTTGTTAAATTTTACGAGCAAGCAGACCTTTAATTACCACAATATTCCCTATTATATACTTCTTGGAGTAAGCACTGGATTTACAGCCATATTCTACGCTAGAAATTTTGAAAAAACAGAGCATTTCTTCAGCCATCTGAGACTTTCCCTTTATAAGAAAGCTTTTATTGGAGCATCCATCTTAGCACTTATGATATTTATTTTTCCAACACTTTTTGGCGAAGGATATGAAAGCATCAGAACATTATCTGAAAATGATCCTGGGGAATTATTAGAAAATACTCTTTTTAGAGGATTTAGAAATAATAGCTGGGCTTTATTGGCTTTTGTGGGATGTTCGTTTCTATTGAAGGCTTTTGCTACTGGAATAACTTTGGGCAGTGGCGGTAATGGCGGAAATTTTGCTCCTTCCCTGTTTTTAGGTTCTTATGTTGGTTTTTTCTTTTCAAAATTATTAAATTCAACAGGCTTAACCCATTTACCAATAGGTAATTTTACAATGGTTGGTATGGCTGGTATTTTAAGCGGATTATTTCATGCACCATTGACTGCAATTTTTTTAATCGCTGAAATCACAGGTGGTTATGGCTTAATGATTCCGCTTATGATTGTTTCTTCCATTAGTTTTGCTATTTCAAAACGATTTGAGGTGCATTCTTTGGATGTCAAGAATCTAGCCAAAAAGGGACACGCATTTACCAGTAATAAAGACACGAACGTGCTTAGTACATTAAATACTAATTCCATCATTCAAACCGATTATTTAACGATTTCACCTGATGAGACTCTTGAAAAACTGGTTGATTTGATTTCCCATTCTAATCAAGTTATTTTTGCGGTGGTTTCGTTAGATAAAAAACTGTTAGGTATTGTTCATTTTAATGATATCAGAGAAATTATTTTTAATCCTTATCGAGTAAAATATACTTTAATTAAAGATGTAATGATTCCTCCAGCTACAATTATTCATCCTTCCAATAGCATGGAAATTGTTATGAATAAATTTGAATCATCAAAAAAAGCGTTTCTTCCTGTAATAAGTGACGATAAATATTATGGTTTTATATCCAAATCTGTCGCACTTGAAGCCTATAGAACCAAGTTAAAGTCGATGACAATAGAATAA
- a CDS encoding DNA alkylation repair protein, translating to MNFISSLEKAFKENGNAENAVAMSKYMKDNFSFYGIKTEKRRRIFKTVWAENQKEVFENTRETASLLFAKKERELHYCALEISITNLKNNYHIDDIRFIEILIITNSWWDSVDVIAKFILGQYLLQFPLETDNVISRFSNSNNMWLNRSAILFQLSYKERTNFDLLKLVCDKHKMSTEFFIQKAIGWALREYAKTNPEAVKDFVSVSNLKKLSKKEALKNL from the coding sequence ATGAATTTTATTTCCTCTTTAGAAAAAGCATTTAAAGAAAACGGCAATGCTGAAAATGCTGTTGCCATGTCAAAATACATGAAAGATAACTTTTCTTTCTATGGAATAAAAACTGAGAAAAGAAGACGGATTTTTAAAACTGTTTGGGCTGAAAACCAAAAAGAAGTTTTTGAAAATACAAGAGAAACAGCCTCGTTATTATTTGCAAAAAAAGAAAGAGAACTGCATTATTGTGCATTAGAAATTTCAATAACAAACCTTAAAAATAATTATCATATAGACGACATTCGGTTTATAGAAATTCTAATAATCACAAACTCTTGGTGGGACAGTGTTGATGTTATTGCTAAATTTATTTTAGGACAATATTTACTGCAATTTCCTTTAGAAACCGATAATGTTATTTCTCGCTTCTCAAATTCAAATAATATGTGGCTTAATAGAAGCGCCATCCTTTTTCAGCTAAGCTATAAAGAAAGAACAAATTTTGACTTATTGAAATTGGTTTGTGATAAGCACAAAATGTCTACTGAATTTTTTATCCAAAAAGCAATTGGCTGGGCATTGCGGGAATATGCCAAAACAAATCCCGAAGCCGTAAAAGATTTTGTATCTGTTTCCAATCTAAAAAAATTAAGTAAAAAAGAAGCTTTGAAAAATTTATAG
- the uvrA gene encoding excinuclease ABC subunit UvrA translates to MLDTDNTIEVQGARVHNLKNIDVSIPREKLVVITGLSGSGKSSLAFDTIYAEGQRRYVETFSAYARQFLGGLERPDVDKIDGLSPVIAIEQKTTSKSPRSTVGTITEIYDFLRLLYARGADAYSYNTGEKMVSYSDDQIKDLIIQDFTGKRINILAPVIRARKGHYAELFQQITKQGFLKVRVNGDIQDLVSGMKLDRYKTHDIEIVVDRMVIEDTPDNEKRLSESINTAMHHGENVLMVLDQDTNEVRYFSRNLMCPSTGISYQNPEPNLFSFNSPKGACDSCNGLGTINQINVQKIIPNPKLSIKAGGFAPLGEYKSSWIFKQLEIIGEKYGFKLTDAVEKIPAEAMEMILNGGKEKFTINSKDLGVARDYKIDFEGISHFIKNQHDESGSTTIKRWAKEFMDEVKCPVCEGSRLKKEANYFRINEKNISELCDMDISDLTIWFLDLDRHLSDKQKRIATEVIKEIKDRLAFLMNVGLDYLALSRSSKSLSGGEAQRIRLATQIGSQLVGVLYILDEPSIGLHQRDNDKLIHSLEQLRDIGNSVIVVEHDKDMIERADYVIDIGPKAGKYGGEIISIGTPAETLASNTITAQYLNGKMKLEIPKKRREGNGKFLKLSGATGNNLKNVSIDLPLGKMICVTGVSGSGKSTLINETLYPILNAYYFNGVKIPKPYKKIEGLEHIDKVIDIDQSPIGRTPRSNPATYTEVFSEIRNLFTMTSESMIRGYKAGRFSFNVKGGRCETCEGSGVRTIEMNFLPDVYVECETCQGKRFNRETLEIRYKGKSISDVLNMTVDEAVPFFENIPKIYRKVKTIQDVGLGYITLGQQSTTLSGGEAQRIKLAGELSKKDTGNTFYILDEPTTGLHFEDIRVLMDVINKLVDKGNTILIIEHNMDVIKLADYIIDIGPEGGKGGGQLVAKGTPEEILKNKKSYTAQFLKKELV, encoded by the coding sequence ATGCTAGATACAGACAATACGATTGAAGTTCAAGGTGCCCGCGTTCACAATCTAAAAAATATAGATGTTTCCATTCCTAGAGAAAAACTAGTAGTCATTACGGGGTTATCTGGCTCTGGAAAATCTTCATTGGCATTCGATACTATTTATGCCGAAGGTCAGCGCCGTTATGTAGAAACGTTTTCGGCTTATGCTAGGCAATTTCTTGGGGGATTGGAACGTCCAGATGTTGATAAAATTGATGGTCTATCCCCTGTTATTGCCATTGAGCAGAAAACGACCAGCAAAAGCCCGCGCTCTACCGTGGGAACTATTACCGAAATTTATGATTTCCTGCGTTTGCTTTATGCGCGTGGTGCCGATGCCTACAGTTACAATACGGGAGAAAAAATGGTTTCCTACTCAGATGATCAAATAAAGGATTTGATTATACAGGATTTTACTGGAAAGCGAATCAATATTCTCGCGCCGGTTATTCGAGCAAGAAAAGGGCATTATGCGGAGCTTTTTCAGCAAATTACCAAACAGGGATTCTTGAAAGTCCGTGTTAACGGCGATATTCAGGATTTGGTTTCGGGAATGAAATTAGACCGTTACAAAACCCACGATATCGAAATTGTTGTTGACAGAATGGTAATCGAAGATACTCCTGACAATGAAAAACGCTTATCCGAAAGCATCAACACGGCTATGCACCACGGTGAAAATGTATTGATGGTTCTGGATCAAGATACCAACGAAGTGCGCTATTTTAGTCGAAATTTGATGTGTCCGAGTACCGGAATATCTTATCAAAATCCAGAGCCGAATTTATTTTCTTTCAACTCACCAAAAGGTGCTTGCGATAGTTGTAATGGCTTAGGGACTATCAATCAAATTAATGTTCAAAAAATTATTCCAAATCCAAAATTATCAATCAAAGCAGGAGGCTTTGCGCCTTTAGGCGAATATAAGTCATCATGGATTTTCAAGCAATTGGAAATCATTGGAGAAAAATATGGTTTCAAATTGACCGATGCTGTCGAAAAAATTCCTGCTGAAGCAATGGAAATGATTTTGAATGGCGGAAAAGAAAAATTCACTATAAATTCAAAAGATTTGGGAGTTGCTCGCGACTACAAAATTGACTTTGAAGGAATCTCCCATTTCATAAAAAACCAACACGACGAAAGCGGTTCAACAACTATTAAACGTTGGGCTAAGGAATTTATGGACGAGGTGAAATGCCCCGTATGTGAAGGTTCCCGTTTGAAAAAAGAAGCCAATTATTTTAGAATAAACGAAAAAAACATATCCGAATTGTGCGATATGGATATTTCGGATTTGACGATCTGGTTTTTAGATTTAGATCGTCATTTATCTGATAAACAAAAACGAATTGCGACGGAAGTAATTAAGGAAATCAAAGACCGCTTGGCTTTCTTGATGAACGTAGGTTTGGATTATTTGGCTTTAAGCCGAAGTTCCAAATCTCTTTCTGGTGGTGAAGCGCAACGTATTCGATTAGCAACTCAAATTGGTTCGCAATTGGTGGGCGTTTTATATATTTTGGATGAACCAAGCATTGGTTTACACCAAAGAGACAATGATAAACTAATTCATTCCTTGGAACAATTACGAGATATTGGTAACTCGGTCATTGTGGTGGAACATGACAAAGACATGATTGAACGCGCCGATTATGTAATCGATATTGGTCCAAAAGCAGGGAAATATGGTGGCGAAATCATCAGTATTGGAACTCCGGCCGAGACTTTGGCATCAAACACCATTACAGCACAGTATTTAAACGGAAAAATGAAACTGGAAATTCCCAAAAAACGCCGTGAAGGAAATGGAAAATTTCTGAAACTATCTGGCGCAACAGGAAATAATCTAAAAAATGTTTCTATAGATTTGCCTTTGGGCAAAATGATTTGCGTTACAGGCGTTTCGGGAAGCGGGAAATCAACTTTGATTAATGAAACCCTCTACCCTATTTTGAATGCGTATTATTTTAATGGTGTTAAAATCCCGAAGCCTTATAAAAAAATTGAAGGTTTAGAACATATCGATAAAGTAATAGATATAGACCAAAGCCCGATTGGACGAACTCCTCGTTCGAATCCAGCTACTTATACCGAAGTTTTTAGCGAAATACGAAACTTATTTACTATGACTTCCGAAAGTATGATTCGTGGTTATAAAGCCGGACGTTTCAGTTTTAATGTCAAAGGTGGACGCTGTGAAACCTGTGAAGGTTCTGGAGTTCGTACGATAGAAATGAATTTCCTGCCCGATGTTTATGTAGAATGCGAAACTTGTCAAGGCAAACGTTTTAATAGAGAAACACTGGAAATTCGCTATAAAGGAAAATCCATTTCGGATGTACTGAATATGACGGTGGATGAAGCTGTTCCTTTCTTTGAAAACATACCAAAAATTTACCGAAAAGTAAAAACGATTCAGGATGTTGGTTTGGGTTATATTACACTTGGACAACAAAGCACAACACTTTCCGGCGGCGAAGCACAACGCATCAAACTGGCTGGAGAATTATCCAAAAAAGATACTGGAAATACGTTTTACATCCTTGACGAACCTACAACAGGTTTGCATTTTGAAGACATCCGAGTGCTAATGGATGTAATTAACAAACTGGTTGACAAAGGAAATACCATCCTGATTATCGAGCACAATATGGATGTTATTAAACTGGCCGATTACATTATTGATATTGGTCCTGAAGGAGGAAAAGGAGGCGGACAGCTCGTTGCCAAAGGAACTCCAGAAGAAATTTTAAAAAACAAAAAAAGCTACACAGCACAATTTTTGAAAAAAGAGTTAGTATAA
- a CDS encoding TIGR00730 family Rossman fold protein produces the protein MKLEDFDNDEDKVIQDSLKQKTWNEIRTNDSWGIFKIMSEFVNGYDTMSRIGPCVTIFGSARIKPEDYYYQLAEKIAFKISKAGYGVITGGGPGIMEAGNKGAHLGGGTSVGLNIELPFEQHFNPYIDRDKNLNFDYFFVRKVMFVKYSQGFVVMPGGFGTLDELFEAITLIQTKKIGKFPIVLVGSIFWSGLIDWIKAVLVEKEHTISPDDLNLFKIVDTEDEVVDVINKFYKKYDLSPNF, from the coding sequence ATGAAACTAGAAGATTTTGACAACGATGAAGACAAAGTAATTCAAGATAGTCTTAAACAAAAAACTTGGAACGAAATTAGAACCAATGACAGTTGGGGGATTTTTAAAATCATGTCCGAATTTGTGAATGGATATGATACCATGAGCCGTATTGGTCCTTGTGTAACTATTTTTGGTTCGGCCAGGATAAAACCGGAGGATTATTACTATCAGCTGGCTGAGAAAATTGCTTTCAAAATCAGTAAAGCTGGTTATGGCGTGATAACTGGCGGTGGCCCCGGAATTATGGAAGCGGGTAACAAAGGAGCACATTTGGGCGGCGGAACTTCGGTGGGGCTGAATATTGAATTGCCTTTTGAACAGCATTTTAACCCTTATATTGACAGAGATAAGAACTTAAATTTCGATTATTTCTTTGTTAGAAAAGTAATGTTTGTAAAATATTCCCAAGGCTTTGTGGTGATGCCTGGCGGATTTGGAACTTTAGATGAATTATTTGAAGCTATTACTTTGATTCAAACCAAGAAGATTGGCAAATTCCCAATTGTATTAGTGGGAAGTATATTTTGGTCAGGATTAATCGATTGGATAAAAGCGGTGCTGGTTGAAAAAGAACATACGATAAGCCCCGATGATTTAAACTTATTTAAAATTGTTGACACAGAAGATGAAGTTGTTGATGTCATCAATAAATTCTACAAGAAATACGATTTAAGCCCTAATTTTTAA
- a CDS encoding serine protease, whose amino-acid sequence MLNNQTSEGTNETSKLQNNNKSKNKKIALIAGLIIVLGIIIIPRVWAKFNKKEVVCLNNQTQIYEKYKDAVVLVKHTYALQISIKGSEPFQIEVDDNSFEEKTISGTGFFVSEDGKIVTNHHVAEPWKYNETKDDDFSELKNHIATVLPDSIDKKDYKSYLESHWNDYYGGEEEGDYSEEEEIPAKEATVANVDSSSVNNEVNDLISENKSEEKAVTSQIVYTKLEDIKIVPKTVEVSIALHGSKDDWLQCKVIKIADSDEVDVAILQLTTEKLPNSVTDIVDLDNAVQDDSSIKPGTNAILIGYPMGLQLANTRRGIKVQVYEGQINKESDGVSVQYNVTSTHGASGSPVFNECGQLIAINYAGYDEAQGYNFGIVAKHAMSLVE is encoded by the coding sequence ATGCTAAATAATCAGACTTCTGAAGGAACGAACGAAACAAGTAAATTGCAAAACAATAACAAATCCAAAAATAAAAAAATTGCATTAATCGCTGGCTTGATAATTGTACTCGGAATAATCATTATTCCCCGCGTTTGGGCTAAATTCAATAAAAAAGAAGTGGTTTGCCTCAATAATCAAACTCAAATTTATGAAAAATACAAAGATGCCGTAGTTCTTGTCAAACACACTTATGCATTACAAATTTCCATCAAGGGGTCCGAACCATTCCAGATTGAAGTTGACGACAATTCATTTGAAGAAAAAACAATTTCAGGAACAGGATTTTTCGTTTCAGAAGACGGAAAAATAGTTACCAATCATCACGTTGCCGAACCTTGGAAATATAACGAAACCAAAGATGATGATTTTAGCGAATTAAAAAATCATATAGCAACAGTTCTCCCAGATTCTATTGACAAAAAAGATTATAAAAGTTATCTTGAATCCCATTGGAATGATTATTATGGAGGTGAAGAAGAAGGAGATTATTCTGAAGAAGAAGAAATTCCTGCTAAAGAAGCTACTGTGGCAAATGTTGATTCCTCAAGCGTAAATAATGAAGTAAATGATTTGATATCAGAGAATAAATCAGAAGAAAAAGCGGTAACAAGCCAAATTGTATACACTAAATTAGAAGATATCAAAATCGTCCCTAAAACAGTTGAAGTAAGCATAGCTTTGCACGGTTCAAAAGATGATTGGCTGCAATGCAAAGTCATTAAAATAGCAGATAGTGATGAAGTTGATGTAGCCATTTTACAGCTTACAACTGAAAAATTACCTAATTCAGTAACTGATATTGTTGATTTGGATAATGCTGTGCAAGATGACTCCAGTATAAAACCAGGAACCAATGCAATTTTAATTGGCTACCCAATGGGGCTACAGCTGGCAAATACCCGCAGAGGAATAAAAGTGCAAGTTTATGAAGGCCAAATCAATAAGGAATCAGATGGTGTAAGTGTACAATATAACGTGACTTCAACCCATGGTGCCAGTGGTTCGCCAGTATTTAATGAATGCGGACAGCTTATCGCCATCAATTATGCCGGATATGATGAAGCGCAAGGGTATAATTTTGGAATAGTTGCAAAACATGCCATGTCATTAGTGGAATAA
- a CDS encoding AAA family ATPase, with the protein MKESIIIKNLGPLKDIHIEEIKPFTVFIGESGSGKSTLMKVISLFRWVYKMQNIHSYHRESRVDSPFEIDIYSCFESSGIKEFIKSNTQIIYKTTFNKVVNYEIKFYKNTLYFSNQTINASYLSFNKISFISETRNIIPLWANVGALLTGVNLGYYFHEVFKDFNLASDTIKDIELKHLDVKFSVKKSHSGKDYRIESKNNEKFDIEFKNSSSGTQTSVPILLISQFFAQNFKFEESFKRSVLEYLYSTDSLTEFKAVKNLSEINKKIYIHIEEPELSLFPDAQCKLMDDLIKNCFINNTNSVELLVSTHSPYIVNYLNLLIKRFDKNMDEPKYNYDELAVYQVADGGLINLMAQNERLVNTNPLSDTINHIYNEYEKLG; encoded by the coding sequence ATGAAAGAATCTATAATCATAAAAAATCTCGGTCCTCTAAAAGATATTCATATTGAAGAAATAAAACCTTTTACGGTTTTTATTGGAGAATCTGGTAGTGGAAAAAGTACTTTGATGAAAGTTATCTCTTTGTTTCGATGGGTATATAAAATGCAAAATATACATTCATATCACAGAGAAAGTAGAGTGGATTCTCCTTTTGAAATAGATATATATTCCTGTTTTGAAAGTAGTGGAATTAAAGAGTTCATAAAATCAAATACTCAAATTATCTACAAAACCACATTTAATAAAGTAGTAAATTATGAAATAAAATTTTATAAGAATACTTTGTATTTTTCAAATCAGACAATAAATGCATCATATTTATCCTTTAATAAAATTTCTTTCATTTCAGAAACTAGAAACATAATTCCACTTTGGGCAAATGTAGGAGCTTTACTGACTGGGGTTAATTTAGGTTACTATTTCCACGAAGTTTTTAAAGATTTTAATTTAGCTTCGGATACCATTAAAGACATTGAATTAAAACACTTGGATGTAAAATTTTCCGTAAAAAAAAGCCATTCAGGTAAGGATTATAGAATTGAATCAAAAAATAATGAAAAATTTGATATCGAATTTAAAAATAGTTCATCAGGAACACAAACTTCTGTACCAATCCTTTTAATTTCGCAGTTTTTTGCTCAGAACTTCAAATTTGAAGAATCTTTTAAACGTTCTGTATTAGAATATTTGTATTCTACTGATAGTTTAACAGAATTTAAAGCTGTTAAAAATTTGAGTGAAATAAACAAAAAAATCTACATTCATATAGAAGAACCCGAATTGAGTTTATTTCCTGATGCCCAGTGTAAACTAATGGATGATTTGATAAAAAATTGTTTTATAAACAATACAAATTCTGTTGAATTATTAGTTTCTACGCATAGTCCTTATATAGTAAACTATCTAAATCTACTTATAAAAAGATTTGATAAAAATATGGATGAACCAAAATACAATTATGATGAGTTAGCTGTCTATCAAGTTGCTGATGGTGGATTGATAAATTTAATGGCTCAAAATGAACGATTGGTAAACACAAACCCATTATCCGATACCATAAACCACATTTATAACGAATATGAAAAATTAGGATAA